The genomic interval TAAAGTTAGACATGAAGTAAAGGACATTATTAAATATTGGTTAGATTTAGGCGTTGATGGATTTAGATGTGATGTGATTAATATTATATCTAAAAAAGAAGGATTACCTGATGGAAAATTCTCTTTAGGTTTAATTGGATCTGAACATTACATGAACGGACCACATGTTCATGAGTATCTTAGAGAAATCAATAAGGGCGTTTTATCTAAATACGATTGTTTTACCGTGGGTGAAGCTGTTTTTGTTAGTACAAAAGATGCATTGTCATACGTTGATGAAAAAAGAAACGAATTAAGTATGATATTTCATTTTGATCATATGAATGTTGATAATATTTTTAAATGGTTTATTCGTCCTTTTAAATTACCTAAATTAAAAAAAGTATTATCTAAGTGGCAAAATGATATCAATGGGAAAGGGTGGAATTCCTTATACTTAGAAAATCATGATCAACCACGTATTGTATCAAGGTGGGGCGATGATAAAAAATATAGAGTTGAAAGTGCTAAAATGCTTTCTACAATGATTTATTTCCAACAAGGAACTCCCTATATTTATCAGGGACAGGAAATAGGAATGACGAATGCTTATTTTTCTGAATTATCACAATATAAAGATGTTGAAACACATAATATTTATAAACTTGGAAGAGAAAAATTACATATATCCCACAGAAGGATGATGAAGAAGTTTCAATATATGAGTAGAGATAATGCAAGAACACCAATGCAGTGGAGTGATAAAATATATGCAGGATTTTCTACAAATAAACCTTGGATTGAAGTAAACACCAATTATAAGACAATCAATGTTGAAAATGCGATAGTTGACAAATGTTCAATTTATCATTATTATAAAAAAATTATTGCCTTAAGAAAAGAGTATGAAATAATCATTTATGGAGATTATAAAGAACATGATATTAAGAATAAATACTTATATATTTATGAAAGAAATTTA from Mycoplasmatota bacterium carries:
- a CDS encoding alpha-glucosidase, which translates into the protein MKKAWYKEGVVYQIYPRSFKDSNGDGIGDIRGIIEKLDYLKELGISIVWLSPVYQSPNDDNGYDISDYRDIMDDFGKLDDWKEMIKGLHDRNIKLVMDLVVNHTSDEHPWFIESKKSKDNPFRNYYIWRKGNGRKKPNNWTSFFTGSVWEYDQTTDEYYMHLFSKKQPDLNWDNPKVRHEVKDIIKYWLDLGVDGFRCDVINIISKKEGLPDGKFSLGLIGSEHYMNGPHVHEYLREINKGVLSKYDCFTVGEAVFVSTKDALSYVDEKRNELSMIFHFDHMNVDNIFKWFIRPFKLPKLKKVLSKWQNDINGKGWNSLYLENHDQPRIVSRWGDDKKYRVESAKMLSTMIYFQQGTPYIYQGQEIGMTNAYFSELSQYKDVETHNIYKLGREKLHISHRRMMKKFQYMSRDNARTPMQWSDKIYAGFSTNKPWIEVNTNYKTINVENAIVDKCSIYHYYKKIIALRKEYEIIIYGDYKEHDIKNKYLYIYERNLNDEKLLVITSFTSKKILFSLPKSIKYKRATLLLSNYEVMDDLNKFKTRPYEARVYLLK